In Sutterella faecalis, a genomic segment contains:
- a CDS encoding autotransporter outer membrane beta-barrel domain-containing protein yields the protein MNAKTLNVAGTATLAGASVLGAVNVKNGGQLTLSGAVDAGDIAVDNTAVKEADAKATTLTIGSADATNVVAAKSLTVKGIAQNSGGSAVVSGNAVSIDTVTVGRFGTFELNAKELTVKDLTVGGELASDNTNAQNATLTLTSGSLTAENITIGAYSTTTNTANVDITTKTLSVKGADKNLAQISLSGDNEVGTLTVGNFGKVTVGGSAEIGTITLAAESKTGAKDNGLLSLSDGAYVITTSDQLFKPVAEKTGIEAIGALKTGITNDSTNAGSVVLRLNDAEFNYTLEQYQALLKNTGTKQAKVELANALLVGASTDTHKKGTFADAKEVGYTGKSAIAAYQDSDTPAVAVKGEMVIGSLELAPNASTTQKYTTFTIGEDSTGTGNKLILRGDAEGKVLYTNALKDETKPLEVTLDVETQFGEDDIDGIDKGSTDAKITTTKNFTVAETGDLTLTQDLTLGNGGSLDVYGRFAGKNVVVAGTTRAGEASHVYGGVMVLEGTAPDLKKNEVGQQVSTGNVTVGSNGATVDSEKKGGLLVIGSANESAALAYQADHVLDNTLWVGQAVNFTDGVQLGNAESTGVGTENEVNGKKTVAIDMAALAASGYAPAADKAVIAFASKTPTNIAVDKVVLANLRQVGNSVLVYDDVNKAYYANVGAVAATPSDPDVRNSGTRIDVGTQLYQAYDVVTADGKAYLVKDADVMAEVKSLGLHSQAVIEDEIDQVKFGNAVADTFIFDIFGTTTSNPYLKSAEEAWDKYAEKNGAEWTPEERDREEEAFFAPVIDTIVKAENAATNMAVEGGAFTAALDYQNEVVSALDRRTTITNLNSARGEVGVTPWVDVFGTTNEAKRLYGSNAGYEADIYGAVLGFDYTAACGGVLGVAFNVGTGDGNSVGDGAKVDNDADYYGFSVYAAKQFGSFNVKADLGYTQASNDLSTTNVLGSFKESLDADLWTFGVGSEFLLQAGSVNVVPHAGIRMTRLSMDDSKYGADYDDMTVYQLPLGVAVSSTFETNGWKLAPMADVSVVPTFGDKDAVATYFGGITETTRVVDTNPVQGTLGVEAQNGAFTFGLNYRLTAGGDDRMNNSFNANVRYAF from the coding sequence GTGAATGCCAAGACGCTCAATGTTGCCGGTACGGCAACTCTCGCCGGCGCCTCCGTGCTTGGTGCTGTGAATGTGAAGAACGGCGGCCAGCTCACTCTGAGCGGCGCTGTGGATGCGGGTGATATTGCTGTTGACAATACGGCAGTTAAGGAGGCAGATGCTAAGGCGACTACGCTTACGATTGGTTCTGCCGATGCAACTAACGTCGTGGCGGCCAAATCGCTGACTGTCAAGGGTATTGCGCAAAACTCCGGTGGTTCTGCAGTCGTTTCCGGCAATGCTGTCAGCATTGATACCGTGACAGTTGGTCGTTTCGGTACGTTCGAGCTCAACGCCAAGGAACTGACGGTCAAGGACCTGACAGTCGGCGGCGAACTTGCTAGCGACAATACGAATGCACAGAACGCTACACTTACGCTGACTAGCGGCTCGCTGACTGCTGAAAACATTACGATTGGCGCCTACTCGACCACAACGAATACGGCCAACGTCGATATCACTACTAAGACTCTCTCCGTCAAGGGTGCTGATAAAAATCTGGCTCAGATCAGCTTGAGTGGTGACAATGAAGTTGGCACGCTCACCGTTGGCAACTTCGGCAAGGTTACCGTAGGCGGTTCAGCTGAAATCGGTACGATTACTCTCGCGGCAGAATCCAAGACAGGTGCCAAGGACAACGGTCTTCTTTCTCTGAGCGATGGGGCGTATGTCATTACGACGAGCGATCAGCTCTTCAAGCCTGTTGCCGAAAAGACTGGCATCGAAGCGATTGGAGCTCTGAAGACCGGCATCACGAATGATTCGACGAACGCTGGCAGTGTTGTCCTCCGCCTCAACGATGCTGAGTTCAACTACACGCTCGAGCAGTATCAGGCACTTCTGAAGAACACCGGCACGAAGCAGGCCAAGGTTGAACTTGCCAATGCGCTTCTCGTCGGCGCTTCGACTGACACCCATAAGAAGGGTACTTTCGCTGATGCGAAGGAAGTCGGCTATACCGGCAAGTCGGCTATTGCCGCCTACCAGGATAGCGATACGCCCGCTGTTGCCGTTAAGGGCGAAATGGTGATCGGTTCTCTGGAACTGGCCCCCAACGCTTCGACTACTCAGAAGTACACGACATTCACTATCGGTGAAGATTCCACGGGGACGGGCAATAAGCTCATTCTTCGCGGCGACGCTGAAGGCAAGGTTCTCTATACGAATGCTCTTAAGGATGAGACCAAGCCTCTCGAAGTGACGCTCGACGTTGAAACGCAGTTTGGTGAAGACGATATCGACGGCATTGATAAGGGTTCTACCGACGCCAAGATCACTACGACCAAGAACTTTACTGTCGCTGAAACCGGTGATCTGACTCTGACGCAGGATCTGACACTCGGCAATGGCGGCAGCCTGGATGTCTATGGCCGCTTTGCCGGCAAGAATGTTGTGGTTGCAGGAACCACCAGAGCTGGGGAAGCTTCACACGTCTATGGCGGCGTGATGGTGCTCGAAGGCACTGCTCCTGATCTGAAGAAGAATGAAGTCGGTCAGCAGGTTTCCACGGGTAATGTGACGGTTGGCTCTAATGGGGCCACTGTTGATTCCGAAAAGAAGGGTGGTCTTCTGGTCATCGGCTCTGCCAATGAGTCGGCCGCGCTTGCGTATCAGGCTGATCACGTCCTCGACAACACCCTCTGGGTGGGGCAGGCTGTGAACTTCACGGATGGTGTTCAGCTCGGTAATGCGGAAAGCACTGGCGTCGGTACTGAAAATGAAGTCAATGGAAAAAAGACGGTTGCGATCGATATGGCTGCTCTCGCGGCCTCCGGCTATGCTCCTGCTGCCGATAAGGCTGTGATTGCGTTCGCGTCTAAGACTCCGACGAACATTGCTGTCGATAAGGTCGTTCTCGCGAACCTCCGTCAGGTAGGCAATTCAGTCCTTGTTTATGACGACGTAAATAAGGCCTATTATGCCAACGTCGGTGCTGTTGCCGCTACACCTAGCGATCCTGATGTTCGTAATTCCGGCACGCGCATTGATGTCGGGACGCAGCTCTATCAGGCTTACGATGTTGTAACGGCAGACGGCAAAGCATATCTCGTCAAGGACGCCGATGTGATGGCTGAAGTGAAGTCACTCGGACTCCACTCTCAAGCTGTCATCGAAGACGAAATCGATCAGGTGAAATTCGGCAACGCCGTTGCTGATACCTTCATCTTCGACATCTTCGGTACGACGACTTCCAATCCGTACCTCAAGTCTGCTGAAGAGGCTTGGGATAAGTACGCGGAAAAGAACGGTGCCGAATGGACGCCTGAAGAGCGTGATCGCGAAGAAGAGGCTTTCTTTGCCCCTGTCATCGATACGATCGTGAAGGCTGAAAATGCCGCGACGAACATGGCTGTTGAAGGCGGCGCTTTCACCGCTGCTCTCGACTACCAGAACGAAGTTGTCTCCGCTCTTGATCGCCGCACGACGATCACGAACCTCAACTCCGCTCGCGGTGAAGTCGGCGTGACGCCGTGGGTCGACGTCTTCGGCACAACCAACGAAGCCAAGCGCCTCTACGGCTCTAATGCCGGCTATGAAGCCGACATCTACGGCGCCGTCCTTGGCTTTGACTACACGGCTGCTTGCGGCGGCGTTCTGGGCGTTGCGTTCAACGTTGGTACCGGTGACGGCAATTCCGTCGGCGACGGCGCCAAGGTTGACAACGATGCCGACTACTACGGCTTCTCGGTCTACGCCGCGAAGCAGTTCGGCTCCTTCAACGTGAAGGCTGACCTCGGCTACACCCAGGCTTCTAACGACCTCTCGACGACCAACGTCCTCGGTTCCTTCAAGGAATCCCTCGACGCTGATCTCTGGACGTTCGGCGTTGGCTCCGAGTTCCTCCTTCAGGCGGGCTCCGTCAATGTCGTGCCGCATGCCGGCATCCGCATGACCCGTCTCTCGATGGACGACTCCAAGTACGGTGCTGACTATGACGACATGACCGTCTATCAGCTTCCGCTCGGCGTCGCGGTCTCCTCGACCTTCGAGACGAACGGTTGGAAGCTCGCTCCGATGGCTGACGTCTCCGTTGTCCCGACCTTCGGCGACAAGGATGCTGTGGCGACCTACTTCGGCGGCATCACGGAAACGACCCGTGTTGTTGACACGAACCCGGTCCAGGGCACCCTCGGCGTTGAAGCGCAGAACGGCGCGTTCACGTTCGGTCTCAACTATCGCCTCACGGCCGGTGGCGACGACCGCATGAACAATTCGTTCAACGCCAACGTCCGCTACGCCTTCTAA
- a CDS encoding IS66 family transposase — MARKGPKINVSIEALQKRIAELEAALDIERREHCATRKLAQLQFEGLSMIQQLLIKALELLEKHCPALVVKGEAVIDLLLREASMDANELKALPGIEKLLRRQFRQIQGKIEPQIEQTKSDLAEAELELERRKAEAVKEMLKKKRTIAENNKKSAETKNTVGEVAAAEAEKHPDNAMLKAAAGIANAAVPETTKAEEIPPGKQADPNRRTAPTQGGISHARGCTCPYCGSTEGFFEQEGPTVFLRTLHKHIEDMLEGTYVKNPVLQCRACGKNHMHIPEEVPVPADLNRTVSQELLFDCARMLTLGMPMNRINALFNTAAMTMSGDTIPRNMHDWITSGLGQPLLKAILKKARKAAEICADETPFSCLQQAGMSKTKLDDEDAAKQAYLLTITSPASAKYQFAVFNRLKSRSAEAIAGVLGSYEAGTWITDAYAGYDSIIGASAVKIERQSCLAHFTRTVYDALELENMHDAVTNPTNREKLAEALGSGTPAYYLLMVTAAISKIYKWEATLKAQEDENPADWMKRVTDCRKAHAEPLMDRIDEIMVKLAERYAVKKGKTWEAALMSPYAKPVVYYMNNKENFRVFLENAYVTPDSSAAERSLRPLCVLRTSCNFKQSPEYMQSMCDWYTLFVTARLNGIERPTQWLNEYGRAIFEHCVNEELNRRSDKGLELSRRFAFDPKDIESFNADAWEPSAYMERKRRS, encoded by the coding sequence ATGGCACGCAAGGGTCCAAAAATCAACGTCTCCATCGAAGCACTCCAGAAGAGGATTGCCGAGCTTGAGGCTGCGCTTGATATCGAACGCCGCGAGCATTGCGCCACGCGCAAGCTCGCGCAGCTTCAGTTTGAGGGCCTCAGCATGATTCAGCAGCTCCTCATCAAGGCGCTGGAGCTGCTCGAAAAACACTGCCCCGCTCTGGTTGTAAAGGGCGAAGCCGTGATCGACCTGCTTCTGCGAGAAGCCAGCATGGATGCCAATGAACTGAAGGCACTGCCGGGAATTGAAAAGCTCCTGCGCAGGCAGTTCCGGCAGATCCAGGGCAAGATCGAACCTCAGATCGAGCAAACGAAGAGCGACCTCGCGGAAGCAGAGCTTGAACTGGAGCGCCGCAAGGCGGAAGCCGTGAAGGAGATGCTTAAGAAGAAGCGGACCATCGCCGAAAACAACAAAAAGAGCGCCGAGACGAAGAACACCGTCGGCGAAGTTGCCGCTGCTGAAGCTGAAAAGCACCCGGACAACGCGATGCTTAAAGCCGCGGCCGGCATTGCGAATGCGGCAGTGCCCGAAACCACGAAGGCGGAGGAGATTCCGCCCGGCAAGCAGGCGGATCCCAATCGCCGGACCGCTCCGACGCAGGGCGGCATTTCGCATGCCCGGGGATGCACCTGTCCTTACTGCGGCAGCACGGAAGGCTTCTTTGAGCAGGAAGGGCCGACGGTTTTCCTGCGCACACTGCACAAGCACATTGAAGACATGCTCGAGGGGACTTATGTAAAGAACCCGGTGCTGCAGTGCCGCGCCTGCGGGAAGAATCACATGCACATTCCGGAGGAAGTGCCCGTGCCGGCGGATCTGAACCGCACCGTGTCGCAGGAGCTGCTTTTCGACTGCGCCCGCATGCTGACGCTCGGCATGCCGATGAACCGCATCAATGCGCTCTTTAATACGGCCGCAATGACCATGAGCGGGGATACGATTCCGCGGAACATGCACGACTGGATAACGTCCGGACTGGGCCAGCCGCTGCTCAAAGCCATCCTGAAGAAAGCCAGAAAGGCGGCTGAAATCTGCGCGGATGAAACGCCATTCAGCTGTCTGCAGCAGGCCGGGATGAGCAAAACGAAGCTCGACGACGAGGACGCCGCCAAGCAGGCTTACCTGCTGACGATTACCAGCCCGGCGAGCGCAAAGTACCAGTTTGCCGTATTCAACCGGCTCAAAAGCAGAAGCGCCGAGGCGATTGCCGGCGTGCTCGGCTCCTATGAAGCCGGCACCTGGATTACGGATGCCTACGCCGGGTACGACAGCATTATCGGCGCGAGCGCCGTGAAGATCGAACGACAGTCGTGCCTCGCGCATTTCACGCGCACCGTTTACGACGCGCTGGAGCTGGAGAACATGCACGACGCTGTAACAAACCCGACGAACCGGGAAAAGCTTGCCGAAGCACTCGGATCCGGCACTCCCGCCTATTACCTGCTGATGGTAACGGCCGCCATCTCCAAGATCTACAAGTGGGAGGCGACGCTGAAGGCGCAGGAGGATGAAAACCCGGCGGACTGGATGAAACGAGTGACGGACTGCCGAAAAGCCCATGCCGAACCGCTGATGGATCGGATCGATGAAATCATGGTGAAGCTGGCTGAAAGGTACGCCGTGAAGAAGGGGAAAACCTGGGAGGCGGCGCTGATGTCGCCGTACGCGAAGCCTGTTGTTTACTACATGAACAACAAGGAGAACTTCCGGGTGTTTCTCGAGAACGCCTATGTGACGCCGGACTCCTCCGCAGCCGAGAGGAGCCTGAGGCCGCTTTGCGTGCTGCGCACCAGCTGCAATTTCAAGCAGTCGCCGGAGTACATGCAGAGCATGTGCGACTGGTACACGCTCTTTGTAACGGCGCGGCTCAACGGCATCGAGCGGCCCACGCAGTGGCTGAATGAATATGGCCGCGCCATATTCGAACACTGCGTGAATGAAGAGCTGAACCGGCGCTCCGACAAAGGGCTCGAACTTTCGAGGCGGTTTGCATTCGACCCGAAGGACATAGAGAGCTTCAACGCCGATGCGTGGGAGCCGTCGGCATACATGGAGCGAAAGCGGCGGAGTTAG
- the tnpB gene encoding IS66 family insertion sequence element accessory protein TnpB (TnpB, as the term is used for proteins encoded by IS66 family insertion elements, is considered an accessory protein, since TnpC, encoded by a neighboring gene, is a DDE family transposase.), which yields MKLDFGDRRITIVLAPVDMRYGYAALSRFAQERLFIDPDGGGDVVVFVGKHRKTAKVIWSDVCGGWLLYRRLHQQKFARFMAKLESQTVLNFTADEVISFLDGKSKTG from the coding sequence ATGAAGCTCGACTTTGGAGACCGCCGCATCACCATCGTTCTGGCTCCCGTGGACATGCGCTACGGCTATGCCGCGCTGTCGCGCTTTGCGCAGGAACGTCTCTTCATCGACCCTGACGGCGGCGGCGATGTGGTCGTATTTGTCGGAAAGCACCGGAAGACGGCCAAAGTCATCTGGTCCGACGTCTGCGGCGGATGGCTTCTCTACCGGCGTCTGCATCAGCAGAAGTTCGCCCGCTTCATGGCAAAGCTTGAATCTCAGACGGTGCTGAACTTCACCGCCGATGAGGTGATCAGCTTTCTCGACGGCAAGTCGAAAACCGGATGA